The following coding sequences are from one Nicotiana tomentosiformis chromosome 3, ASM39032v3, whole genome shotgun sequence window:
- the LOC104120660 gene encoding trihelix transcription factor ENAP2-like isoform X3, giving the protein MESQTATPTRPHAGGREDCWSEGATETLIEAWGDRYVRLNRGNLRQKDWKEVADTVNSRQYGVKPQRTDVQCKNRIDTLKKKYKLEKTKSFPSKWPFYNRLDYLIGTNNVSTSPCNRKLTAAITLTVKSNSNPNHNFAAVNYSGSSSRLNSSGSNDSSHDDLPFGSGGRKNKTEYVGLSEETTAYKELARAILRFGEIYERIESSKQQQMMELEKQRMEFTTDLEVQRMNMFMETQLQIERAKRPARHPIFTGK; this is encoded by the exons ATGGAGAGCCAAACCGCTACCCCCACTAGGCCTCACGCCGGTGGACGTGAAGACTGCTGGAGTGAAGGTGCCACTGAAACCCTAATCGAAGCTTGGGGCGATCGCTACGTCAGGCTTAATCGCGGCAATCTCCGGCAGAAGGACTGGAAGGAAGTCGCTGACACCGTTAACTCCCGTCAATACGGCGTTAAGCCTCAGCGCACTGATGTACAGTGTAAGAACCGGATAGATACTTTGAAGAAGAAGTACAAGCTTGAGAAAACCAAGTCATTTCCGTCTAAATGGCCATTTTATAACCGTCTCGATTATCTCATTGGTACCAATAACGTTTCTACCTCGCCGTGTAATAGAAAATTGACTGCCGCGATTACACTTACCGTTAAGTCAAACTCTAATCCTAACCATAACTTTGCTGCCGTGAATTATTCCGGCAGTTCATCGAGGTTGAATTCAAGTGGTTCAAATGACAGCTCGCACGATGATTTGCCGTTTGGGAGTGGAGGGAGGAAGAATAAAACGGAGTATGTAGGGTTATCGGAGGAAACTACAGCGTACAAGGAATTGGCACGGGCAATATTGAGGTTTGGGGAGATATATGAGAGGATTGAGAGCTCAAAGCAGCAGCAGATGATGGAGTTGGAGAAGCAGAGGATGGAATTCACCACGGACCTGGAGGTTCAGCGGATGAATATGTTCATGGAAACTCAGTTGCAGATCGAAAGAGCTAAACGTCCTGCCAGGCATCCTA TTTTCACAGGAAAATAG
- the LOC104120660 gene encoding trihelix transcription factor ENAP2-like isoform X1, with protein MESQTATPTRPHAGGREDCWSEGATETLIEAWGDRYVRLNRGNLRQKDWKEVADTVNSRQYGVKPQRTDVQCKNRIDTLKKKYKLEKTKSFPSKWPFYNRLDYLIGTNNVSTSPCNRKLTAAITLTVKSNSNPNHNFAAVNYSGSSSRLNSSGSNDSSHDDLPFGSGGRKNKTEYVGLSEETTAYKELARAILRFGEIYERIESSKQQQMMELEKQRMEFTTDLEVQRMNMFMETQLQIERAKRPARHPTSTGTRSIEVVCNIQRP; from the exons ATGGAGAGCCAAACCGCTACCCCCACTAGGCCTCACGCCGGTGGACGTGAAGACTGCTGGAGTGAAGGTGCCACTGAAACCCTAATCGAAGCTTGGGGCGATCGCTACGTCAGGCTTAATCGCGGCAATCTCCGGCAGAAGGACTGGAAGGAAGTCGCTGACACCGTTAACTCCCGTCAATACGGCGTTAAGCCTCAGCGCACTGATGTACAGTGTAAGAACCGGATAGATACTTTGAAGAAGAAGTACAAGCTTGAGAAAACCAAGTCATTTCCGTCTAAATGGCCATTTTATAACCGTCTCGATTATCTCATTGGTACCAATAACGTTTCTACCTCGCCGTGTAATAGAAAATTGACTGCCGCGATTACACTTACCGTTAAGTCAAACTCTAATCCTAACCATAACTTTGCTGCCGTGAATTATTCCGGCAGTTCATCGAGGTTGAATTCAAGTGGTTCAAATGACAGCTCGCACGATGATTTGCCGTTTGGGAGTGGAGGGAGGAAGAATAAAACGGAGTATGTAGGGTTATCGGAGGAAACTACAGCGTACAAGGAATTGGCACGGGCAATATTGAGGTTTGGGGAGATATATGAGAGGATTGAGAGCTCAAAGCAGCAGCAGATGATGGAGTTGGAGAAGCAGAGGATGGAATTCACCACGGACCTGGAGGTTCAGCGGATGAATATGTTCATGGAAACTCAGTTGCAGATCGAAAGAGCTAAACGTCCTGCCAGGCATCCTACTTCAACAG GAACACGGAGTATTGAGGTTGTGTGTAACATTCAACGGCCTTGA
- the LOC104120660 gene encoding trihelix transcription factor ENAP2-like isoform X2 produces MESQTATPTRPHAGGREDCWSEGATETLIEAWGDRYVRLNRGNLRQKDWKEVADTVNSRQYGVKPQRTDVQCKNRIDTLKKKYKLEKTKSFPSKWPFYNRLDYLIGTNNVSTSPCNRKLTAAITLTVKSNSNPNHNFAAVNYSGSSSRLNSSGSNDSSHDDLPFGSGGRKNKTEYVGLSEETTAYKELARAILRFGEIYERIESSKQQQMMELEKQRMEFTTDLEVQRMNMFMETQLQIERAKRPARHPTSTGK; encoded by the exons ATGGAGAGCCAAACCGCTACCCCCACTAGGCCTCACGCCGGTGGACGTGAAGACTGCTGGAGTGAAGGTGCCACTGAAACCCTAATCGAAGCTTGGGGCGATCGCTACGTCAGGCTTAATCGCGGCAATCTCCGGCAGAAGGACTGGAAGGAAGTCGCTGACACCGTTAACTCCCGTCAATACGGCGTTAAGCCTCAGCGCACTGATGTACAGTGTAAGAACCGGATAGATACTTTGAAGAAGAAGTACAAGCTTGAGAAAACCAAGTCATTTCCGTCTAAATGGCCATTTTATAACCGTCTCGATTATCTCATTGGTACCAATAACGTTTCTACCTCGCCGTGTAATAGAAAATTGACTGCCGCGATTACACTTACCGTTAAGTCAAACTCTAATCCTAACCATAACTTTGCTGCCGTGAATTATTCCGGCAGTTCATCGAGGTTGAATTCAAGTGGTTCAAATGACAGCTCGCACGATGATTTGCCGTTTGGGAGTGGAGGGAGGAAGAATAAAACGGAGTATGTAGGGTTATCGGAGGAAACTACAGCGTACAAGGAATTGGCACGGGCAATATTGAGGTTTGGGGAGATATATGAGAGGATTGAGAGCTCAAAGCAGCAGCAGATGATGGAGTTGGAGAAGCAGAGGATGGAATTCACCACGGACCTGGAGGTTCAGCGGATGAATATGTTCATGGAAACTCAGTTGCAGATCGAAAGAGCTAAACGTCCTGCCAGGCATCCTACTTCAACAG GAAAATAG
- the LOC104120661 gene encoding LOB domain-containing protein 21-like, giving the protein MKSHEPRSSSSCAACKFLKRRCSPNCQFAPYFRSDEPKKFANVHKVFGASNVSKILNEVPEDQREDTVNSLVYEAEVRLRDPVYGCIGAIASLQRKMAELQHDLMLARTRLAYFATKQNPTTNCSLMLDYDPFNVANMMPSDFVDVPITAGYLDSYAQNSFDMDHCASTNEFGQFPFP; this is encoded by the coding sequence ATGAAGAGTCACGAACCACGTTCAAGCTCATCTTGTGCAGCTTGCAAGTTCTTAAAGAGAAGGTGCAGTCCAAATTGTCAATTCGCTCCATATTTTCGGTCCGACGAGCCCAAGAAATTCGCCAACGTTCACAAGGTGTTTGGGGCCAGCAATGTGAGCAAGATCTTGAACGAAGTGCCCGAGGATCAACGAGAAGACACCGTTAATTCTCTTGTTTACGAGGCCGAGGTGAGACTAAGGGACCCTGTTTATGGTTGCATTGGCGCCATAGCTTCGTTACAACGAAAAATGGCGGAGCTACAACATGATCTAATGCTTGCTCGAACCCGCCTTGCTTATTTTGCTACAAAGCAAAATCCTACTACTAATTGTTCCTTAATGTTGGATTATGATCCTTTTAATGTCGCCAACATGATGCCTTCTGATTTTGTGGATGTTCCTATCACCGCTGGGTACTTAGATAGCTATGCCCAAAATTCATTTGACATGGACCATTGTGCATCTACCAATGAGTTTGGCCAATTTCCATTCCCTTGA